A window of Primulina huaijiensis isolate GDHJ02 chromosome 9, ASM1229523v2, whole genome shotgun sequence contains these coding sequences:
- the LOC140984981 gene encoding histone H3.2, producing MARTKQTARKSTGGKAPRKQLATKAARKSAPATGGVKKPHRFRPGTVALREIRKYQKSTELLIRKLPFQRLVREIAQDFKTDLRFQSSAVAALQEAAEAYLVGLFEDTNLCAIHAKRVTIMPKDIQLARRIRGERA from the coding sequence ATGGCGCGTACGAAGCAGACTGCTCGGAAGTCCACTGGCGGCAAAGCCCCAAGAAAGCAGCTTGCCACCAAGGCCGCCAGAAAATCAGCCCCCGCAACCGGCGGAGTCAAGAAGCCCCACCGCTTCCGCCCCGGAACCGTCGCCCTCCGTGAGATCCGCAAGTACCAGAAGTCCACCGAGCTCCTCATACGCAAGCTCCCGTTCCAGAGGCTGGTCAGAGAAATTGCTCAGGACTTCAAGACTGATCTGAGGTTCCAGAGCTCCGCCGTGGCGGCGCTGCAGGAGGCTGCGGAGGCATACCTTGTTGGGCTTTTTGAGGACACCAATCTTTGTGCTATTCACGCCAAGAGAGTCACCATCATGCCCAAGGATATTCAGCTTGCTAGGAGAATCAGAGGCGAGAGAGCTTAG